A window of the Streptomyces sp. NBC_00454 genome harbors these coding sequences:
- a CDS encoding serine/threonine-protein kinase produces the protein MTESASNEGGSNGGGSEGDGSDGGGSVERVIAGRYRLLGPLGRGGMGMVWRARDEVLGREVAVKEVRAPAGMDPAEVGRMYQRLEREAWAAARVSHRGVVTVYDVATEDGRPWIVMEIVRGLSLAEVLEADGPLTPQRTAHIGEQVLAALRSAHEAGVLHRDVKPGNVLIANDGRVVLGDFGIASLEGSSAITMTGEVVGSPEFLPPERALGQEPGPESDLWALGVMLYTAVEGVSPFRKDTPLATLRAVVDEEFPPPRAAGALTPVLEGLLVKDPAGRLPAAEAARMLRIIGAGGTVRASGGPVSGPAAGPGPGWTGPDSPTSVAPHRYGRHTPPMPAPMPMPGPAPAPAPGSTVPPPARQGRAGAVLTGGIVLMLVALAMLGWLLLRDRDDTGGDGGNPTGAPTATQSGSPSPSPSPSPSPSPTPIPSPSGSPSASAAPNFTVSAVQAVRDTYRGACPPPAAGAPAFSATVAVDRTPAVLEYRWATRSGETTGPGWQSVSYPAGGPASLRLDHTELTYQEDTAYRDAVRLEIRTPGAAAPEAASAWLEFSVTCEEETPTSGTSSPGTSGPSGSPSPNPGPTVSP, from the coding sequence GTGACTGAGTCCGCGTCGAACGAGGGCGGGAGCAACGGGGGCGGGAGCGAGGGGGACGGGAGCGACGGAGGCGGGAGCGTCGAGCGCGTCATCGCCGGACGGTACCGCCTGCTGGGCCCGCTCGGGCGCGGCGGGATGGGAATGGTGTGGCGGGCCCGGGACGAGGTGCTGGGCCGCGAGGTCGCCGTCAAGGAGGTGCGCGCGCCCGCCGGAATGGACCCCGCCGAGGTGGGCCGGATGTACCAGCGCCTGGAACGGGAGGCCTGGGCCGCGGCCCGCGTCTCGCACCGCGGGGTCGTCACCGTCTACGACGTGGCCACCGAGGACGGCCGGCCCTGGATCGTGATGGAGATCGTACGGGGCCTCTCGCTCGCGGAGGTGCTTGAGGCGGACGGGCCGCTCACCCCGCAGCGGACCGCGCACATCGGCGAACAGGTGCTGGCGGCGCTGCGCTCGGCGCACGAGGCCGGGGTGCTGCACCGGGACGTGAAGCCGGGCAACGTGCTGATCGCCAACGACGGCCGGGTGGTGCTCGGGGACTTCGGGATCGCGAGCCTGGAGGGATCCAGCGCCATCACCATGACGGGCGAGGTGGTCGGGTCCCCCGAATTCCTGCCGCCGGAGCGGGCGTTGGGGCAGGAGCCGGGTCCCGAGTCGGATCTGTGGGCGCTCGGGGTGATGCTGTACACCGCCGTCGAGGGCGTCTCGCCGTTCCGCAAGGACACCCCGCTGGCCACGCTGCGGGCCGTGGTGGACGAGGAGTTCCCGCCGCCGCGGGCGGCCGGGGCGCTGACGCCCGTACTGGAGGGACTCCTGGTCAAGGATCCCGCCGGGCGGCTGCCCGCTGCGGAGGCGGCCCGGATGCTGCGGATCATCGGCGCGGGAGGGACCGTACGGGCCTCCGGCGGGCCGGTGTCGGGGCCGGCCGCGGGACCGGGGCCCGGGTGGACGGGACCGGACTCCCCGACCTCCGTCGCACCGCACCGGTACGGCCGCCACACCCCGCCGATGCCCGCGCCGATGCCGATGCCCGGCCCGGCTCCCGCGCCGGCGCCCGGGAGCACGGTCCCGCCACCGGCCCGGCAGGGGCGGGCCGGGGCGGTCCTGACCGGAGGGATCGTGCTGATGCTGGTGGCGCTGGCCATGCTGGGCTGGCTGCTGCTGAGGGACCGCGACGACACCGGGGGCGACGGGGGCAACCCGACGGGTGCGCCGACCGCCACGCAGAGCGGTTCACCCTCCCCGAGCCCCTCTCCGAGCCCTTCCCCGAGCCCGACGCCGATCCCCTCCCCCTCCGGGTCCCCCTCGGCCTCCGCCGCGCCGAACTTCACCGTGTCGGCCGTCCAGGCGGTCCGGGACACCTACCGCGGCGCCTGCCCGCCGCCCGCCGCCGGTGCGCCCGCCTTCAGCGCCACCGTCGCGGTGGACCGCACCCCGGCCGTGCTGGAGTACCGCTGGGCCACCCGGAGCGGAGAGACCACCGGTCCCGGCTGGCAGTCGGTCAGCTACCCGGCGGGCGGCCCGGCGAGCCTGCGCCTGGACCACACGGAGCTCACGTACCAGGAGGACACGGCCTACCGGGATGCCGTGCGGCTGGAGATCCGGACCCCGGGGGCGGCCGCCCCGGAGGCGGCCTCCGCCTGGCTGGAGTTCTCGGTGACGTGCGAGGAGGAGACCCCGACCTCCGGGACCTCCTCCCCTGGAACCTCCGGACCGAGCGGCTCCCCGTCACCGAATCCGGGTCCGACCGTCAGCCCGTGA
- a CDS encoding SGNH/GDSL hydrolase family protein, whose amino-acid sequence MKMPRFAALTSALLLAAGAALFGAGQASAAADFGYVALGDSYSSGVGAGNYDSSSGDCKRTTRAYPALWAAAHSPQTFSFAACSGARTGDVMNNQLGPLNSGTDLVSITIGGNDAGFSDVMTTCVLQSESTCVSRVNQAKAYVDSTLPGQLDQVYNAIHSRSPGAHVVVLGYPRFYKLNGTCVAGLTEGERSAINGASDYLNAAIAKRAANHGFTFASVSGAFTGHEICSGSEWLHSLNWLNIGESYHPTAAGQSSGYLPVFTSAA is encoded by the coding sequence ATGAAAATGCCGCGCTTCGCCGCCTTGACTTCCGCCCTCTTACTCGCCGCGGGCGCCGCCCTGTTCGGGGCGGGCCAGGCCTCCGCCGCCGCCGACTTCGGCTACGTCGCCCTCGGCGACTCGTACTCCTCCGGCGTCGGCGCCGGCAACTACGACAGTTCGAGCGGCGACTGCAAGCGCACCACCCGCGCCTACCCCGCGCTCTGGGCCGCCGCCCACTCCCCGCAGACCTTCTCCTTCGCCGCCTGCTCGGGCGCCCGCACCGGGGACGTGATGAACAACCAGCTCGGACCGCTGAACTCCGGCACCGACCTGGTCAGCATCACCATCGGCGGCAACGACGCCGGATTCTCCGACGTCATGACGACCTGTGTGCTCCAGTCCGAGTCCACCTGCGTCAGCCGGGTCAACCAGGCCAAGGCCTACGTCGACTCCACCCTCCCCGGCCAGCTCGACCAGGTCTACAACGCCATCCACAGCCGGTCCCCGGGCGCCCACGTGGTCGTCCTCGGCTATCCCCGGTTCTACAAGCTGAACGGCACCTGCGTGGCCGGACTGACCGAGGGCGAGCGTTCGGCCATCAACGGCGCGTCCGACTACCTCAACGCCGCCATCGCCAAACGCGCCGCGAATCACGGCTTCACCTTCGCCTCGGTCTCCGGAGCCTTCACCGGCCACGAGATCTGCTCCGGCAGCGAGTGGCTGCACAGCCTCAACTGGCTGAACATCGGCGAGTCGTACCACCCCACGGCCGCCGGACAGTCCAGCGGCTACCTGCCCGTCTTCACCAGCGCGGCCTGA
- a CDS encoding DUF5925 domain-containing protein, with protein sequence MPANPQDALPIRLNVDDSDSPSDVVDALFLGRFASGEQPFSHSVSIERVKVGATLLPPKATVLRSARDTDRSATLAEGEGWTMLVSRWSRGADVTVTAVSDELAAGVLEEATAGAQDEPEPQPENVTMGFWYVSPRRGPYRTTRQIAAGTWPEVRANYTAPVASAMDRLMKVTPDDIAGRLLLLHGPPGTGKTSALRTLARSWRDWCQVDCVLDPERLFNDVGYLMDIAIGEDEGTAKGRWRLLLLEDCDELIRGEARHTAGQALSRLLNLTDGLLGQGRNVLVGVTTNEDLERLHPAVVRPGRCLARIEVGRLTHREAVDWLGTDEGISREGATLAELYALRRGTTGPSALLPAQGHDSEAGLYL encoded by the coding sequence ATGCCAGCCAACCCGCAAGACGCGCTGCCGATCCGGCTCAACGTCGACGACAGCGACTCCCCGTCGGACGTCGTCGACGCGCTGTTCCTCGGCCGCTTCGCGTCCGGCGAGCAACCCTTCTCGCACAGCGTGTCGATCGAGCGGGTGAAGGTGGGCGCGACCCTGCTGCCGCCCAAGGCCACCGTGTTGCGCTCGGCGCGCGACACCGACCGCAGCGCCACGCTCGCCGAGGGCGAGGGGTGGACCATGCTCGTCTCCCGCTGGAGCCGGGGCGCGGACGTCACGGTGACCGCGGTCAGCGACGAACTCGCCGCCGGGGTGCTCGAAGAGGCCACGGCGGGTGCGCAGGACGAGCCCGAACCGCAGCCCGAGAACGTCACGATGGGGTTCTGGTACGTCTCCCCGCGCCGCGGCCCCTACCGCACGACCCGGCAGATCGCGGCCGGCACCTGGCCGGAGGTGCGGGCCAACTACACCGCCCCCGTGGCCTCGGCGATGGACCGGCTGATGAAGGTCACCCCGGACGACATCGCGGGCCGGCTGCTCCTGCTGCACGGCCCGCCGGGCACGGGCAAGACCTCGGCCCTGCGCACGCTCGCGCGGTCCTGGCGCGACTGGTGCCAGGTGGACTGCGTACTGGACCCCGAGCGGCTGTTCAACGACGTCGGCTACCTGATGGACATCGCGATCGGCGAGGACGAGGGCACGGCGAAGGGCCGCTGGCGGCTGCTGCTCCTGGAGGACTGCGACGAGCTGATCCGCGGCGAGGCCCGGCACACCGCCGGGCAGGCACTGTCGCGGCTGCTCAACCTGACGGACGGTCTGCTCGGCCAGGGCCGCAACGTACTGGTGGGCGTGACCACCAACGAGGACCTGGAGCGCCTCCACCCGGCGGTGGTCCGGCCGGGCCGCTGCCTGGCCCGGATCGAGGTCGGGCGCCTGACGCACCGCGAGGCGGTGGACTGGCTCGGCACCGACGAGGGCATCTCCCGCGAGGGCGCGACGCTGGCCGAGCTCTACGCGCTGCGCCGCGGCACGACGGGCCCCTCGGCCCTGCTGCCGGCCCAGGGCCACGACTCCGAGGCCGGGCTGTACCTGTAG
- a CDS encoding FABP family protein produces MLEPAQDNPFPDSHVLGEGPEPHPQLQPVLGLIGRWHGRGSGEYPTLEHGFRYEQEITFSHDGRPFLCYESRAWLIDASGTALRPAGRETGWWRILPDASIEVTLAHPTGIVETYVGRVNGTEIEMATDTVGLTPRAKEVTGMKRRYTLQDGELTIVQEMAAVGQPMQHHLQAQLRPRKD; encoded by the coding sequence GTGCTCGAACCGGCGCAGGACAACCCCTTCCCCGACAGCCACGTCCTCGGCGAGGGCCCGGAGCCGCACCCGCAGCTCCAGCCGGTACTGGGCCTCATCGGACGCTGGCACGGCCGGGGCAGCGGCGAGTACCCGACCCTGGAGCACGGCTTCCGGTACGAGCAGGAGATCACCTTCAGCCACGACGGCCGGCCCTTCCTCTGCTACGAGTCCCGCGCGTGGCTGATCGACGCCTCCGGGACGGCCCTGCGCCCCGCGGGCCGGGAGACCGGCTGGTGGCGGATCCTGCCGGACGCCTCGATCGAGGTCACGCTCGCGCACCCGACGGGCATCGTGGAGACGTACGTCGGCCGGGTGAACGGCACGGAGATCGAGATGGCCACCGACACCGTGGGACTGACTCCCCGGGCCAAGGAAGTGACCGGCATGAAGCGCCGGTACACGCTCCAGGACGGCGAGCTGACGATCGTGCAGGAGATGGCCGCGGTGGGACAGCCCATGCAGCACCACCTCCAGGCGCAGCTGCGGCCGCGCAAGGACTGA
- a CDS encoding GntR family transcriptional regulator gives MTSTSPHLKIRIDGAAGAAAPYEQLRAQIAEGARAGRLPAGFKLPTVRGLAEELGLAANTVAKAYRALESDGVIETRGRNGTFVAAAGDGAAREAATAAQAYAERARRLGLTFEEATAAALDALRARYGS, from the coding sequence GTGACCTCGACTTCCCCGCACCTGAAGATCCGCATCGACGGCGCCGCCGGCGCGGCCGCCCCGTACGAGCAGCTGCGCGCCCAGATCGCGGAGGGGGCGCGGGCGGGCCGGCTGCCGGCCGGGTTCAAGCTGCCGACGGTACGCGGCCTCGCGGAGGAACTGGGACTGGCGGCGAACACGGTCGCCAAGGCCTACCGGGCGCTGGAGTCGGACGGGGTCATCGAGACGCGCGGCCGCAACGGCACCTTCGTCGCGGCGGCGGGTGACGGGGCCGCCCGGGAGGCGGCCACCGCCGCGCAGGCCTATGCGGAGCGGGCGCGGCGGCTGGGGCTGACCTTCGAAGAGGCGACGGCGGCGGCACTGGACGCGCTGCGCGCGCGGTACGGGTCCTGA
- a CDS encoding N-acetyltransferase family protein, protein MPTTIRDLRPNDPADAESVVRVRRAALPFMISTAPGVAFELACAHPAKRYRLLVAESADGQVIGTAQVGIVYDSPEPGQGFVNAYVDPARRGLGAGSALLRAAEEHLAAEGAKDSYAWVLDEPPHRAFAGRHGYHPSRSAHFLRLDLTTAALPALPRNLPAGVELRTASAFAADPRPLFEADAATSLDEPGDVAVEFDDYEDWLRHTWNNPYLDRSLTSVVLVDGEVAAFTAAHTDGATRYSSAMTGTLRGFRGLGMAKLAKNDSLLRARAAGYTQAFTGNDTGNGPMLAVNTWFGYEVCATETRFTKRLETLR, encoded by the coding sequence ATGCCCACCACCATCCGCGACCTGCGCCCGAACGACCCGGCCGACGCCGAGTCCGTCGTACGGGTGCGCCGCGCGGCACTCCCCTTCATGATCAGTACGGCCCCCGGGGTGGCCTTCGAACTGGCCTGCGCCCACCCCGCCAAGCGCTACCGGCTCCTCGTCGCCGAATCCGCCGACGGGCAGGTCATCGGCACCGCGCAGGTCGGGATCGTCTACGACAGCCCCGAGCCCGGCCAGGGCTTCGTCAACGCCTACGTGGACCCCGCGCGGCGCGGGCTCGGCGCCGGGAGCGCCCTGCTGCGCGCGGCGGAGGAGCACCTCGCCGCCGAGGGCGCGAAGGACTCGTACGCCTGGGTGCTCGACGAGCCGCCCCACCGCGCCTTCGCCGGGCGCCACGGGTACCACCCCTCCCGCTCCGCCCACTTCCTGCGCCTGGACCTGACCACGGCGGCCCTGCCCGCGCTGCCCCGGAACCTGCCCGCCGGCGTCGAACTGCGCACCGCCTCGGCCTTCGCCGCCGATCCGCGCCCGCTCTTCGAGGCCGACGCGGCGACGTCCCTCGACGAACCGGGCGACGTGGCCGTCGAGTTCGACGACTACGAGGACTGGCTGCGGCACACCTGGAACAACCCCTACCTGGACCGATCGCTGACCAGCGTGGTCCTGGTGGACGGCGAGGTCGCCGCCTTCACCGCCGCCCACACCGACGGGGCCACCCGCTACTCCTCGGCCATGACCGGCACCCTGCGGGGCTTCCGCGGCCTGGGCATGGCCAAGCTAGCGAAGAACGACTCGCTGCTGCGGGCCCGCGCGGCCGGCTACACACAGGCCTTCACGGGCAACGACACCGGCAACGGCCCGATGCTCGCCGTCAACACCTGGTTCGGCTACGAGGTCTGCGCGACCGAGACCCGCTTCACGAAACGACTGGAGACCCTGCGATGA
- a CDS encoding DUF402 domain-containing protein, which translates to MSNRLTDRPSDRPTDRLTVTLTKAGRTKISYPAEPVADTGARITVRAPWAAEGVRDFGFVRFEPGDVFTEHFWRDRWYAVKEVRTGEGVLKGWYCDVTRPAVVTGSAILVEDLDLDLWVSADGSEVLRLDEDEFAASGLSTTDPEAAAEAVRALDALDAQARSTAGIAALLA; encoded by the coding sequence ATGAGCAACCGACTGACCGACCGACCGAGCGACCGGCCGACCGACCGGCTGACCGTCACCCTCACCAAGGCGGGCCGCACCAAGATCAGCTATCCCGCCGAGCCGGTGGCCGACACCGGCGCGCGGATCACCGTACGGGCCCCCTGGGCGGCCGAAGGCGTACGGGACTTCGGGTTCGTGCGCTTCGAGCCGGGCGACGTGTTCACCGAGCACTTCTGGCGCGACCGCTGGTACGCGGTGAAGGAGGTCCGCACCGGCGAGGGCGTCCTCAAGGGCTGGTACTGCGACGTGACCCGCCCGGCGGTGGTGACGGGCAGCGCCATCCTGGTCGAGGACCTGGACCTCGACCTGTGGGTGTCGGCGGACGGCAGCGAGGTACTGCGCCTCGACGAGGACGAGTTCGCCGCGAGCGGTCTGTCCACCACCGACCCCGAAGCGGCCGCCGAGGCCGTCCGGGCCCTCGACGCCCTGGACGCCCAGGCCCGCTCCACGGCCGGGATCGCCGCGCTCCTGGCCTGA
- a CDS encoding lytic polysaccharide monooxygenase has translation MSARRTAARIAAAGLAPLAVAAYAAAPAAAHGSMTDPVSRVAACYAEGPEAPKSAACKAAVAASGAQAFYDWNAVNIANAAGQSKSLIPDGQLCSAGNGKYKGLDLARADWPASPMAPGAHTFRYKGTAPHKGSFELYVTKDGYDPTKPLKWSDLEPAPFVKVSDPGMQNGDYVFSGTVPNKTGRHLIYSIWQRSDSPEAFYTCSDVVFGKDNGGSGGGTGGTGSTGGTGSTKPSAKPSSTPSQQPGEQAPQEPGQQPSAPTDQQIAEGADKSTVEHHGHGDNDPKTNGDATPSPIPSQSGTNLAETGGSGATPLIAIAGAGTLALGAAVLFGLARRRATPGRHGR, from the coding sequence ATGTCCGCACGCCGTACCGCCGCCCGTATCGCCGCCGCCGGCCTCGCTCCGCTCGCGGTGGCCGCGTACGCCGCCGCGCCCGCGGCCGCCCACGGTTCGATGACGGACCCGGTCAGCCGGGTGGCGGCGTGCTACGCGGAGGGACCCGAGGCCCCGAAGTCGGCGGCCTGCAAGGCGGCGGTCGCGGCGAGCGGGGCCCAGGCGTTCTACGACTGGAACGCGGTGAACATCGCCAACGCGGCCGGTCAGAGCAAGTCCCTGATCCCGGACGGGCAGCTGTGCTCGGCGGGCAACGGCAAGTACAAGGGCCTGGACCTGGCGCGCGCCGACTGGCCCGCGAGCCCGATGGCTCCGGGCGCGCACACCTTCCGCTACAAGGGGACCGCCCCGCACAAGGGATCCTTCGAGCTGTACGTGACGAAGGACGGCTACGACCCGACGAAGCCGCTGAAGTGGTCCGACCTGGAGCCGGCCCCGTTCGTGAAGGTCTCCGACCCGGGGATGCAGAACGGCGACTACGTCTTCTCCGGCACCGTCCCGAACAAGACCGGCCGGCACCTGATCTACAGCATCTGGCAGCGCTCGGACAGCCCGGAGGCCTTCTACACCTGCTCGGACGTGGTCTTCGGCAAGGACAACGGCGGGAGCGGCGGCGGCACGGGCGGTACGGGCTCCACCGGCGGTACGGGCTCCACCAAGCCGAGTGCGAAGCCGAGTTCCACGCCCTCGCAGCAGCCCGGCGAGCAGGCGCCGCAGGAGCCCGGGCAGCAGCCCTCGGCCCCCACCGACCAGCAGATCGCCGAAGGCGCCGACAAGTCCACGGTGGAGCACCACGGGCACGGGGACAACGATCCGAAGACGAACGGCGACGCCACCCCGTCCCCGATCCCCTCGCAGAGCGGGACCAACCTCGCCGAGACGGGCGGCAGCGGCGCCACCCCGCTGATCGCGATCGCCGGGGCCGGCACCCTGGCCCTCGGTGCGGCCGTCCTGTTCGGGCTGGCCCGCCGCCGTGCGACGCCGGGCCGCCACGGCCGCTGA
- a CDS encoding esterase/lipase family protein has protein sequence MLPWRRLLRPLAVLTLTTAALVAPTGAAQAASAPSSGWNNWSCKPSAAHPRPVVLVHGTFGNSVDNWLGFAPYLVHRGYCVYSMDYGQLPGVPLFNGLGPIDKSAGQLDTFVDKVLASTGAARTDIVGHSQGGMMPNYYLKFLGGAAKVNALVGLAPDNHGTTLDGLTQLLPYFPGAEDLISTATPGLADQIAGSAFQKKLNAGGDTVPGVKYTVIATRYDEVVTPYRSQFLDGPNVRNVLLQDLCALDLSEHVAIGLTDRIAWHEAANALDPAHAERTTCASVFD, from the coding sequence ATGCTGCCCTGGAGACGCCTGCTCCGCCCGCTGGCCGTCCTCACCCTGACCACCGCCGCACTCGTCGCCCCCACCGGCGCGGCCCAGGCCGCCTCGGCGCCGAGCAGCGGCTGGAACAACTGGTCGTGCAAACCGTCCGCCGCCCACCCGCGCCCCGTCGTCCTGGTCCACGGAACCTTCGGGAACTCCGTCGACAACTGGCTCGGCTTCGCCCCGTACCTCGTCCACCGGGGCTACTGCGTCTACTCCATGGACTACGGGCAACTGCCCGGGGTGCCCCTCTTCAACGGGCTCGGCCCCATCGACAAGTCCGCCGGCCAGCTCGACACCTTCGTGGACAAGGTCCTCGCCTCCACGGGGGCGGCCAGGACCGACATCGTCGGCCACTCCCAGGGCGGCATGATGCCGAACTACTACCTGAAGTTCCTCGGCGGAGCCGCCAAGGTCAACGCCCTGGTCGGGCTCGCCCCCGACAACCACGGGACCACCCTGGACGGGCTCACCCAGCTCCTCCCGTACTTCCCCGGAGCCGAGGACCTGATCAGCACGGCCACCCCCGGGCTCGCCGACCAGATCGCCGGATCCGCCTTCCAGAAGAAGCTGAACGCCGGCGGGGACACCGTCCCCGGAGTCAAGTACACGGTGATCGCCACCCGTTACGACGAGGTGGTCACCCCGTACCGGAGCCAGTTCCTCGACGGGCCGAACGTCCGCAACGTGCTGCTCCAGGACCTGTGCGCGCTGGACCTGTCGGAGCACGTGGCCATCGGCCTCACCGACCGGATCGCCTGGCACGAGGCGGCCAACGCCCTCGACCCCGCGCACGCCGAACGGACCACTTGCGCGTCGGTCTTCGACTGA
- a CDS encoding DUF3533 domain-containing protein, translated as MTQPTNADPGPSGGFLAEIKDAVTTRAALLVLGVLALQLAFITSYVGAFHHPKPSEIPIAVSAPVAPVAEQSAKQLAALPGKPLDPRAVKDEATAARQIKNREVDGALIIDPAGKTDKLLVASGAGASLSQAVEEVVGRVELAQGRTFTIVDVAPAAAGDGRGLSSFYLVIGWCVGGYLCAAILAISAGARPANAARAVVRLGALFVYAVAAGLLGAVIAGPVLGALSGSIPALWGLGTLVVFAVGAITLAFQGLAGVVGIGLAILLVVVFGNPSAGGAYPYPLLPPFWKAIGPWLPPGAGTYAARSIAYFKGNDITGPLLVLSGWAVLGSAVTMACAVSRRGKAGAAVGSGLPDGPDDLDVPDPTAKATGR; from the coding sequence ATGACCCAGCCCACCAACGCAGATCCAGGGCCGTCCGGCGGGTTCCTCGCCGAGATCAAGGACGCGGTGACCACCCGGGCCGCCCTGCTGGTCCTCGGCGTGCTCGCGCTCCAGCTCGCCTTCATCACGTCCTACGTCGGGGCCTTCCACCACCCGAAGCCCAGCGAGATCCCGATCGCCGTGTCGGCGCCCGTGGCGCCGGTCGCGGAGCAGTCGGCGAAGCAGCTCGCGGCCCTGCCCGGCAAACCGCTCGACCCGCGCGCCGTCAAGGACGAGGCCACCGCGGCCCGGCAGATCAAGAACCGGGAGGTGGACGGCGCGCTGATCATCGACCCGGCCGGCAAGACCGACAAACTGCTGGTCGCGAGCGGCGCCGGGGCCTCGCTGTCGCAGGCCGTCGAAGAGGTGGTCGGCCGCGTCGAGCTGGCCCAGGGCCGCACCTTCACCATCGTCGACGTGGCTCCGGCCGCCGCCGGTGACGGGCGGGGTCTGAGCTCCTTCTACCTGGTCATCGGCTGGTGCGTGGGCGGCTACCTGTGCGCCGCGATCCTCGCGATCAGCGCCGGAGCCCGGCCCGCGAACGCGGCCCGCGCCGTCGTCCGGCTCGGCGCGCTGTTCGTATACGCCGTCGCGGCCGGACTCCTCGGCGCGGTCATCGCCGGACCGGTGCTGGGCGCCCTGTCCGGCAGCATCCCGGCCCTGTGGGGACTGGGCACCCTCGTGGTCTTCGCGGTCGGAGCGATCACCCTGGCCTTCCAGGGGCTCGCGGGGGTGGTCGGCATCGGCCTGGCGATCCTGCTGGTGGTGGTCTTCGGCAACCCGAGCGCGGGCGGCGCCTACCCGTACCCGCTGCTGCCGCCGTTCTGGAAGGCCATCGGCCCCTGGCTGCCGCCGGGCGCGGGCACCTACGCCGCGCGCTCGATCGCGTACTTCAAGGGCAACGACATCACCGGCCCGCTGCTGGTGCTCAGCGGCTGGGCGGTGCTCGGTTCGGCCGTCACCATGGCCTGCGCGGTGTCCCGCCGGGGCAAGGCCGGGGCTGCCGTGGGCAGCGGGCTCCCCGACGGGCCCGATGACCTGGACGTCCCCGACCCGACCGCGAAGGCCACGGGCCGATGA
- a CDS encoding acetate uptake transporter — translation MNNPLHLNRQGPAEQAVSVKRMEPSAQAQLGALGLTGFIVVTTIATGIDAGVFPEKLGHSVLPLVGFFIGGLAQLLAGLFQAQRGDTWHATVFGGFGLFWMAKACLLQWVLPATDPALRGDVSGLFTLPWVFVVFVLWIGSWRIHLVLLSTFTCVLVVFVAMTVSGFTGSVIWNRITGWSGLLAALGATYLLAGQIMASTWGRQVLPMGRFLAPEEHPET, via the coding sequence ATGAACAATCCCCTCCACCTCAACCGTCAGGGCCCGGCCGAACAGGCCGTCTCCGTCAAGCGGATGGAGCCGAGCGCGCAGGCGCAGCTGGGCGCGCTCGGCCTGACCGGCTTCATCGTCGTCACGACCATCGCCACCGGGATCGACGCGGGCGTCTTCCCCGAGAAGCTCGGCCACTCGGTGCTCCCGCTGGTCGGCTTCTTCATCGGCGGGCTCGCCCAGCTGCTGGCCGGGCTCTTCCAGGCGCAGCGCGGCGACACCTGGCACGCGACGGTGTTCGGCGGCTTCGGACTGTTCTGGATGGCGAAGGCCTGCCTGCTCCAGTGGGTGCTGCCCGCCACCGATCCGGCCCTGCGCGGGGACGTCAGCGGCCTGTTCACGCTGCCGTGGGTGTTCGTGGTGTTCGTGCTGTGGATCGGCAGCTGGCGGATCCACCTGGTGCTGCTGTCCACGTTCACGTGCGTGCTGGTGGTCTTCGTCGCCATGACGGTCAGCGGGTTCACCGGCTCGGTGATCTGGAACCGGATCACCGGCTGGAGCGGGCTGCTGGCCGCGCTCGGGGCCACGTACCTGCTCGCCGGCCAGATCATGGCGAGCACCTGGGGCCGTCAGGTGCTCCCGATGGGCCGCTTCCTGGCCCCCGAGGAACACCCGGAGACCTGA